The following is a genomic window from Acidimicrobiales bacterium.
TCACCTGCACCCCCTCCGACCGCAGACGCGACGCGATGGCGGTCGTGTTCCCACCGTTTCCGACCCAGACCTGTTGCACGACCTGGGCGAGGTTCCCGCCGGCGTCGATCTCAGCGAAGCGCCGGTCCACCACGACGCCGCCGGTCGCCAGCCCGGGAACCGCCTTGGCGACAGCGACGACGTCGACGGGGAGGTCGTGGCCGTCCAGGCCGGACGCGGTGAGCTCGCCCGGACGCGCAGCAGTGCTGGAGGGAGCTAGCGCCGGCAGAGTCTCGGGTACATCAGCGTAGGCCACCGTGGCGTCGACGACCCCGGGAAGGCTCCAAGACCAGGCAAGACCGCCGGGTGACGAGCCGGCTCTCTCGCCGGCCCTGCTCCCCGACGCCCGCCAGTCGCCGGGCGCCGAGAAGCTCGCATCCACCTGGTGCCAGCCCGTGGAGTCGTGAACCTCGAATGAACGCACGGTCATGCTGCCGTCGAACTGTTCTCCTCCGCCAAGCGAAGGATCCGGTACGAGCGTCAGATCCTGGACCCTGCAGGGGCACGCCGGCATCGCTGCCGAGGCCGTGAAGTCCCCGTTCTGGGGGAGAGCACCGAGTTGCACGGGGGTCTCCCCTAACCCCGTCGGGGTCTGCACGTCCAGGACCATCGTCGTGCCGGCCGGCGTCAGGCTGGAAACCGACAGGTTGACGCGGACCGAGTCACCGTTGAGGATCAACGGCGAGGCCGTCGGAGGAGCGAGCAGTTGCTGGATCCGGGACAGCAAGCGCTTGTCACCCGGCCAGGAAGCGACCGCCGCCCAGCGTCGCGCGTCAACGGCCAAGGTGGTGGAGCCCGAAGCCGAGTAGACGTCCACGGCAGCGGCCCGGCGCCCGGAAGGATCTGCCCGGGCCACCAGCGAACCGAGGTCCCGCCCCTGCGGGACTTGTACGGTCAGCACTGCGGGCGCCCCGACGGTGACCCCGGCGGCTGCCCTGTAATTGGAGCGTTCCACGGCCCACACCGACACGGCGAAGGTCGCTACCGCGAAGGACGTCGCGAGCAGGATGGTCGTGCGCGCACCTCCAGGGCGGCGCGCCACGTGGCGTAGCGCGAGAAACGTCGCGATGCCGTTCCCGATCCGGCTGGCGGCAAGAGCACGGCACACCAGCGGCAGCATGCGGGACGCGACGACGGCCACTCCGAGACCGAGCAGCCCCGGTACGAGAAGGCTCAACGCGCTGTGATGAGCAGAGTCGATCTGTCCTCCCAGGACAAGGTCGATCAGGCCTGCAGCCGCGCCGGTCAGCAGCAGCGTGTCCAAGACCCATGTCCGTCCTCTCGGTCTGCCCTCCGCCTTGCGCCACTGGTCGAGGACGGGGCGGCGCAGCGTCCCCAACGCGGACACGACGACCGCGACGATGCCGGCCGCGGTCGCGACTGCCGCTGTCGCGATCGCTAGCGTCGGGAAACTGGTCGGCGTGCCGGGTCTGAGCAGTACGTGACCCAGGACCAACGCCAGCCCCCAGCCCGCCGCTCCGCCGACCGGCAGCGCTGCGACAACGACCAGTGAAGGTTCGAAGAGACCGAACGCCGCCGTCCTCCATCCCCCGAATCCCCTCAGCTTCGCCAGCGCCACGTCCGGCCCTCTCGCAGCAACCGCGTCGCCCACGAGCAGGAATAGAACCAGCCACGCCAGCACCAGTAACTGCAATGTGATCACGACGAGCGGAACCGCCAGCGAAGCCCATGAGTGCGTGACACCCGCCATCGTCTGCGGGATGTTGCTCGTGGCCACCGCTTGCGTCGCCTGGAGATCTTGACTGTTGATCAGATTGGTGACACCGGACTTCAGCACCGCTACTTCGGCAGGGCGGAGGGCCCCTTGGTCGAGCAGAGACTCGATCACCACGTTGCCCTGCGCGCTCGCGGGTGCACCGGCGAGCGTCGACGGCGGAGTGAACATCGCGTCGTACGCGGAGGCAAGGACCTCGGCCGGACCCCCCGCCGGATATTCATAGGGGAAGTAGTTGCTCGCCCTGTCGAACCAGTAATCACCGGTGGCCACGGGTGCCTGGTAGATGCCGGTCACGGTGAGCGGCCCCCAAGCGGCGAAGGTGACTGATTGACCGAGTTTCCAGTTGTTGGTGGAGGCGAGAGAGGCGCTGATCAGGATCTGCCCATGATCGTGCGGGCAGGATCCTTGAAATCTGAGGTGGTCGCAAACGCCGGTCCGCGACACCAGCGGGATGGCCTCCTGGTCGGCGCTGTCAAAGGCCGTTGCTTCGACGGAGAGGATCGCCGGCTCGAACAGCTTGCTGTACGAACCAGTCAGGGAGGCGACGGTTGAGGACAGCGCATCCGTTCCGTTGCCCACCGGACCGCTCTGGACGACCTCGAAGCCACGTCCAATTACGGGCGCCGCCTCGACGGCGTCACGCATGATCGAGGTCTGGGCCGCGCTGTAGTAGATGGGACCCGCCGCCGCTCCGGCGACAGCGACAACCGCGACCACGAAGACAACCGCGGAAGATCCTGCCCTGCTACGAATCCCTCTGAGGGTTGGTCCAAGTCGCGCGAGCGACATCAAACGTTCCCGACACCTGAACGTGCCTGCGGTAGCCAGGCGATCGGGCGCCCCGGTGCCGCGACGGCGACGATGGGTCCGGACGGGGCGCTCGCCACGTACCACCGCGCCTTGGCGGAAGGCGGGATCGCGGCCGGGCACAGCAAGGCCGACCCATCTCGCGACCAGATGCATTTGGCCGCGCCGGGATCGCCCGGCGGAAGAGCACGGACGGACGAGCCACCGCCGAGGGTCCAGGTGGCTATCTCCGGACCGTTTGACTCGGCCACGTACGCGATCGTCGAGCCGCGTGGTGACCATGAGATGAGCGCACCTGGGATTGGCCCGATGCCCACCTGGATCTCGCCTTCGACGGCACCGGTTCGGTCGACGACGACTATCCCTTCACTGAGACTCCCGCTGGCGGGTGCGACCCCTACCGCCACCATGTCGCCCTGCGGGTCCGGCGTGGGATGCAGCACCACCGGGACGCTTGGATCCAGTCCGACGGCCCCAGCCGCCTGCCCAGCCGTGATCAGGGTCACGGCTGGAGAACCGGCATCGCGCAGCTGCACCGCCGAGTCGGGCGGTGCCACCTGGCCGCCCGGTGCGCCGACTTCCTGGCCGGGTACCGAAACGAACGCTCCGACCTGCTGCGGGTCGCCAGCTGCCTCGTCAGCGGTACCCAGCGCGACAGGCTGACCGCTCGACAGCGGGATCACGTCGAGTCCGGCGTCTGCAGTCGGTGAGCCGAACCGGCCCTCCGTGAGCAGGACGACAGCTCGGTCGTGATCGGCGAAGGGACCACGCGTCGACAGGACCTGCTGCTGGTTTGGATGCACCTGCGTGGCAACACGCACGATCGTTCCACCAGAGATCGAGAAGATCGTCCCGTCAGGTGCGGCGAGATAGTCGCCGTCCGGGGACGGCGTCGGGATCCCGTTGCCGAACCTGCCGAGCGAGCCCATCGCGACCACGTCGGTCCCGTCGATCCGTGCGGTCGCCAGTTCGCCCTGCGGGGTGACCACGACTACCCGGGCGGATGGGGGGGCGC
Proteins encoded in this region:
- a CDS encoding FtsX-like permease family protein, encoding MVAVVAVAGAAAGPIYYSAAQTSIMRDAVEAAPVIGRGFEVVQSGPVGNGTDALSSTVASLTGSYSKLFEPAILSVEATAFDSADQEAIPLVSRTGVCDHLRFQGSCPHDHGQILISASLASTNNWKLGQSVTFAAWGPLTVTGIYQAPVATGDYWFDRASNYFPYEYPAGGPAEVLASAYDAMFTPPSTLAGAPASAQGNVVIESLLDQGALRPAEVAVLKSGVTNLINSQDLQATQAVATSNIPQTMAGVTHSWASLAVPLVVITLQLLVLAWLVLFLLVGDAVAARGPDVALAKLRGFGGWRTAAFGLFEPSLVVVAALPVGGAAGWGLALVLGHVLLRPGTPTSFPTLAIATAAVATAAGIVAVVVSALGTLRRPVLDQWRKAEGRPRGRTWVLDTLLLTGAAAGLIDLVLGGQIDSAHHSALSLLVPGLLGLGVAVVASRMLPLVCRALAASRIGNGIATFLALRHVARRPGGARTTILLATSFAVATFAVSVWAVERSNYRAAAGVTVGAPAVLTVQVPQGRDLGSLVARADPSGRRAAAVDVYSASGSTTLAVDARRWAAVASWPGDKRLLSRIQQLLAPPTASPLILNGDSVRVNLSVSSLTPAGTTMVLDVQTPTGLGETPVQLGALPQNGDFTASAAMPACPCRVQDLTLVPDPSLGGGEQFDGSMTVRSFEVHDSTGWHQVDASFSAPGDWRASGSRAGERAGSSPGGLAWSWSLPGVVDATVAYADVPETLPALAPSSTAARPGELTASGLDGHDLPVDVVAVAKAVPGLATGGVVVDRRFAEIDAGGNLAQVVQQVWVGNGGNTTAIASRLRSEGVQVTAIQTQQDSAAAFRRAGPGLAGVLFLAEAALAAAMAAAGAILGLAISARRRRYEMASLEVVGIGSRTLSRSVVMEQVMILGYGVVVGIATGLGADALVLRVLPEFTSAPPSSVLSYAPPAGLLTSVLVIGAAAVVAIAAIAGAVLVKGTRLSQLREGAQ